TTTTGCCAGTCTAATCCCTGAAAACATCCATCTGAGATGCGGGTGAAAAAAATTCCTGTAAGTAGCACGAATATGATCCATAGGTGTAGCACATGACCCTCCTTTCAATACCATTTGGTTGATCATAAATTTACCATTATATTCCCCTACTGCACCCTCTGGTGCTTTATAAAAAGGATACGGAAGGTATGCACTGTTAGTCCATTCCCACACATCACCATACATTTGATTATAGCCACCTCTCCGGGCCACAGGCTGAAAGTTTTCCGTTTCCATAAAGTTGCTAAATTCATTTACGCCGGAGTGTCGCCTGCACGCCACTTCCCATTCAAACTCAGTAGGCAGGCGCAAGCCCTGCCATTTGGCAAAAGCATCTGCCTCAAAAAAGCTTACATGAGTAACAGGAGCATTGAGATCCAGTGGTTTAAGCCCTCCATTGAGCGAATATTCGTACCATTGACCATCCATGTTATACCAGTAGGCAGGTGCCTTAATGTTATTGTTATTTACCCACTCCCAACCATCAGAGAGCCAGTGCCTGAAATCTTCATACCCCATATCCAGCACAAAATTCAGATATTCGGCATTAGTGACCAGTCTGTCCATTATACCATAGTCATGCAAATAAACTTTATGCACTCCCAATTCATTGTCAAAGCAAAAGCCTTCATTATTATAGCCTATTTCGTATAGTCCGCTTTCAACTTCGATAAAATCCGGACCGGAAGGCGATGCTTTATCAAAACCGGAGAGGGAATTATTTAAATAAACAGGGAATATTGGATTGTTGCCCAGGATATATTTTATATCATAACATAACAATTCCTGGTGCTGCTGCTCATGCTGAATACCCAGTTCAAGCAGGTCTGTCAATGGTTTACTTATTTCGTTGTTATCAAGGAATTCACCCATATGCTCATTTACATATTGGCGGTAGCGCAGTATTTCTTTAACGGTAGGCCTCGTTATATTGCCACGGTTGGTACGTATTACCCTGGCCCCTACACTTTCGTAATAGCTGTTAAAGAGAAAATTATAGTTCTTATCAAAGGGTTTATACCCCTTCATTTCAGGTGCGAGAATAAAAGTTTCGAAAAACCAGGTAGTATGCCCAAGGTGCCATTTCGGTGGACTTACATCCACAATCGGCTGTACTACATGATCTTCAGGAGTTAAAGGTGAACAAATATCTTCCGTGCGCCGCCTTACTGAGTCAAACCTTTCTTTAAGGCGCAAATCTTCCAGTACCATTTTTTGCAGAGGTTTTTTTCTAAATTACGGGATGCATGGCAGAATAGTAAATTCAAACTGCTATTATTTACCTGCATCAGCATTTAGAACAACAAAAATGGCGCTAATGTTAAATAAAAGGCATTATTCTTTAGAAAACCTTTTATGGCACCTCATGGTAAAATAGAAAAACGTTGTAAAAAATAAAGCCATAGACACCAGACAAAAAAAGATTATCATTCTTTTTAAATTTAGTGTTTGTGTAAAATTCGCTTCTTTTATGAAACAAAACCAGCAAAAGTTTGGTTTGCAAGCACAGATGTAAGGTTAAACATCTAGTATTGCATTAAAAATAATTCTAAAGATCGCCCAAGTCATGAAATCAGCACTCTAAAGTGATCCGTTTCAAGTATCTTGGTGCTATTTATATCAATTAATCAACAAAGGTAACTTATGAAAAGAAGTGTTAGAGGGTTCCTGCTAATTTTGCTTACAGCAAGTTCGCTTACAGGCATTCAGGCGCAGGGAACGGTACAGGAAAATGCTCAGCTCCCTCCTAAAGAGTGGTTTATTTTGGATCCGGCCAAGGATAAAGTGCAGGGAGTAAGCGTAGAGAAGGCTTATAATACCATCTTAAAAGGAAAAAAATCAGAAACCGTAACAGTGGCAGTGATCGATTCCGGTGTTGACATAGACCATGAAGACCTTCAGGGTAAGATCTGGGTAAACGAGAAAGAAATTGCCGACAATGGCATTGATGATGATAATAACGGGTACATCGATGATAAATACGGATGGAATTTTATCGGGGGAAAGGATGGCAGAAATGTAGAGCAGGATACTTATGAGCTTACCCGGATCTACGTAACCCTTAAAGAGAAATATGGTGATATAGACCCTAAAAAGGTCAGAAAAAAGGATAAGGAAGAGTACAACTACTGGATCAAAGTAAAGGAAGATTTTGAAAAAACGTATGACGAAGCCCACCAACAGTACAACTTTTACTCAAATCTCAGAGACAACATTGTCAGGTTCCATGTTTTGCTTAAGGCCTATCTTGGTGTGGAGCAGCTTTCATTGGATGACCTGAGGGGCATCGACTCCCAGGATTCTGTGATACTTACGGCGCGAAATATTATAGGTATGATATATCAGAATGTAGGAGAAGATGCTGATTTTGATAATATCGCCAAAGAGCTTGACGGAGCCGTCGAACATTTTGGAAACCAGGTAAACTTCGCTTTTAATACTGAGTTTGACCCAAGAGCAATTGTAGGCGACAACTATAACGATCCATATGAGAAGGGGTATGGCAATAACAATGTAAAAGGGCATGACCCAAGCCATGGCACGCATGTTGCCGGCATTATAGCTGCAAACCGAAATAATGAGCTGGGCATAAAGGGAATAGCTGATAATGTAAAGATCATGGTAGTGCGTGCAGTTCCTGATGGAGATGAACGAGACAAAGATGTGGCCAATGCCATTATTTATGCCGTTGATAACGGGGCTCAGATTATCAACATGAGCTTCGGCAAATCATATTCACCACAAAAAGAAGCTGTGGACAAGGCGGTTAAATATGCTGAGAGCAAGGGCGTATTACTGGTACATGCCGCAGGTAACAGTTCAAAAGATATTGACAATGGAAAAAATTTCCCTACAAAAAATTATGCAGGCTCGAAAAGCAAAGCCGCAAACTGGCTTGAAGTAGGTGCTTCGGCATGGGGAGAAGGTGAAGATTTTGTAGGTAATTTTTCCAATTATGGTAAAGAGACTGTTGACGTATTCGCCCCGGGAGTGGAAATTTACTCCACCACACCAAACAACAACTACGAGTCGTTTAACGGAA
This region of Fulvivirga ulvae genomic DNA includes:
- the egtB gene encoding ergothioneine biosynthesis protein EgtB — translated: MVLEDLRLKERFDSVRRRTEDICSPLTPEDHVVQPIVDVSPPKWHLGHTTWFFETFILAPEMKGYKPFDKNYNFLFNSYYESVGARVIRTNRGNITRPTVKEILRYRQYVNEHMGEFLDNNEISKPLTDLLELGIQHEQQHQELLCYDIKYILGNNPIFPVYLNNSLSGFDKASPSGPDFIEVESGLYEIGYNNEGFCFDNELGVHKVYLHDYGIMDRLVTNAEYLNFVLDMGYEDFRHWLSDGWEWVNNNNIKAPAYWYNMDGQWYEYSLNGGLKPLDLNAPVTHVSFFEADAFAKWQGLRLPTEFEWEVACRRHSGVNEFSNFMETENFQPVARRGGYNQMYGDVWEWTNSAYLPYPFYKAPEGAVGEYNGKFMINQMVLKGGSCATPMDHIRATYRNFFHPHLRWMFSGIRLAKNQ
- a CDS encoding S8 family peptidase, whose translation is MKRSVRGFLLILLTASSLTGIQAQGTVQENAQLPPKEWFILDPAKDKVQGVSVEKAYNTILKGKKSETVTVAVIDSGVDIDHEDLQGKIWVNEKEIADNGIDDDNNGYIDDKYGWNFIGGKDGRNVEQDTYELTRIYVTLKEKYGDIDPKKVRKKDKEEYNYWIKVKEDFEKTYDEAHQQYNFYSNLRDNIVRFHVLLKAYLGVEQLSLDDLRGIDSQDSVILTARNIIGMIYQNVGEDADFDNIAKELDGAVEHFGNQVNFAFNTEFDPRAIVGDNYNDPYEKGYGNNNVKGHDPSHGTHVAGIIAANRNNELGIKGIADNVKIMVVRAVPDGDERDKDVANAIIYAVDNGAQIINMSFGKSYSPQKEAVDKAVKYAESKGVLLVHAAGNSSKDIDNGKNFPTKNYAGSKSKAANWLEVGASAWGEGEDFVGNFSNYGKETVDVFAPGVEIYSTTPNNNYESFNGTSMAAPNTAGVAALLMSYYPELTAFQIKDIITKSSRKFEHLKVTRPGKEDLVDFRDLSISGGLINAYEALKMAESMVMDKKN